Proteins encoded together in one Marinobacter sp. Arc7-DN-1 window:
- a CDS encoding aminoglycoside phosphotransferase family protein has protein sequence MDTRQQLLTDWVRQFPGLEQSKPEPVSGDASFRRYFRVWRRVGQDEHTPFIVMDAPPEHEDCVPFVAIARHWHRQGVAVPDLVQVDLKQGFVLLEDFGDQLMLGQLNDNSAGRLYRNALDELTLIARQTSPANYPLPPYDATLLEREMALFPDWLLERQLGMTLENSEKALLDTTFSILRESALAQPEVTVHRDFHSRNLLVRQGKARPGVIDFQDAVTGPVTYDVVSLLKDCYIQWPEDRICDWLEAFRQNGLDAGLHRADRETFRQWFELMGMQRHLKAAGIFARLSIRDGKHAYLKDIPRTVQYLIVASSRQPALRHFHEWLSDRVMPLIEASIGPAQEHSPQ, from the coding sequence ATGGACACCCGCCAGCAGTTGCTGACCGACTGGGTCAGACAGTTTCCGGGACTTGAACAGAGCAAACCCGAACCGGTTTCCGGCGACGCCAGTTTTCGCCGCTATTTCCGGGTCTGGCGGCGTGTGGGCCAGGATGAGCACACACCTTTTATCGTGATGGATGCGCCGCCGGAGCACGAGGATTGCGTGCCCTTTGTAGCCATTGCCCGACACTGGCACCGGCAAGGCGTGGCGGTACCGGACCTTGTACAGGTGGATCTGAAACAGGGCTTTGTGCTGCTGGAGGATTTTGGTGACCAGCTGATGCTCGGACAGCTGAACGATAACTCTGCCGGCCGGCTCTACCGGAATGCGCTGGATGAGCTGACCCTGATTGCCCGGCAGACCTCGCCCGCCAACTATCCGCTGCCGCCCTACGATGCCACGCTGCTTGAGCGGGAAATGGCCCTGTTCCCGGACTGGCTGCTGGAACGGCAGTTGGGCATGACGCTCGAAAACAGCGAAAAAGCCTTGCTGGACACCACATTTTCGATACTCCGTGAAAGCGCCCTGGCCCAGCCGGAAGTCACCGTGCACCGGGACTTTCACTCCCGCAACCTGCTGGTGCGTCAGGGCAAGGCCCGCCCCGGCGTCATCGACTTTCAGGATGCGGTGACCGGGCCGGTAACCTACGATGTGGTCTCACTGCTCAAGGATTGCTATATCCAGTGGCCGGAAGATCGCATCTGCGACTGGCTGGAGGCATTTCGCCAAAACGGCCTTGACGCCGGACTACACCGGGCAGACCGGGAAACGTTCCGCCAGTGGTTTGAACTGATGGGCATGCAGCGCCACCTGAAGGCAGCCGGAATATTCGCACGGCTGTCCATCCGGGATGGCAAGCACGCCTACCTCAAGGACATTCCCCGCACGGTGCAGTACCTGATTGTTGCCAGCAGCCGTCAGCCGGCCCTGCGCCATTTTCACGAGTGGCTCAGCGACCGGGTAATGCCCCTCATCGAGGCCAGCATCGGCCCGGCGCAGGAGCATTCGCCGCAGTGA
- the slmA gene encoding nucleoid occlusion factor SlmA, which yields MTDQKPSRREAILHALVELLETDPGARITTAGLAKSVGVTEAALYRHFPSKRKMFEALIEFAEDAVFSRCQVILQEQEDVRVRLQQLVHLVLVFAERNPGLCCVLTGDALMGENDALRRRASQFFERLETQVRQALKEGEIRQGLRPRTSAARGADYVLVFVEGRIQRFVRSSFSRLPSTDFDESWGLVAEGVWG from the coding sequence ATGACTGACCAGAAACCCAGTCGCCGCGAGGCGATTCTCCATGCCCTTGTGGAACTCCTGGAGACCGACCCGGGAGCCCGCATCACCACTGCCGGCCTTGCCAAATCCGTGGGCGTCACCGAGGCGGCGCTGTACCGTCATTTTCCGAGCAAGCGGAAAATGTTCGAGGCCCTGATCGAGTTTGCCGAAGACGCGGTTTTCTCACGCTGCCAGGTGATCCTCCAGGAGCAGGAGGATGTGCGGGTTCGCCTGCAACAACTGGTGCATCTGGTACTGGTGTTCGCCGAACGCAATCCGGGCCTGTGCTGCGTGCTGACCGGCGATGCCCTGATGGGCGAGAACGACGCCCTGCGCAGACGCGCGTCGCAGTTTTTCGAACGCCTGGAAACCCAGGTGCGCCAGGCCCTCAAAGAAGGCGAAATCCGCCAGGGCCTGAGGCCCCGAACCAGTGCCGCCCGGGGGGCGGATTATGTCCTGGTGTTCGTGGAAGGCCGAATCCAACGGTTTGTCCGGTCCTCGTTTTCGCGGTTGCCTTCGACCGACTTCGACGAGAGTTGGGGGTTGGTTGCTGAAGGTGTTTGGGGCTAA
- the thiS gene encoding sulfur carrier protein ThiS: MQVQVNGDAMELPAGATIATLIDKMALGGKRLAVEVNEDIVPRSRHPEFTLSDGDRVEVVHAIGGG, translated from the coding sequence ATGCAGGTTCAGGTAAATGGCGATGCGATGGAGTTGCCGGCAGGCGCGACCATTGCCACGCTGATTGATAAAATGGCCCTCGGCGGCAAACGGCTGGCCGTCGAGGTTAATGAGGACATCGTCCCCCGGAGCCGGCACCCGGAATTTACCCTAAGCGATGGCGACCGTGTAGAAGTTGTTCACGCCATTGGTGGCGGCTGA
- the rsmA gene encoding 16S rRNA (adenine(1518)-N(6)/adenine(1519)-N(6))-dimethyltransferase RsmA, with the protein MSNKAGHQARKRFGQNFLHDPGVIERIIRAINPGPDDSIVEIGPGLGALTEEILAVNPRLQVVELDRDLIPVLRTKFFNYPEFRIHEADALKFDFSQLMVDRPLRIIGNLPYNISTPLIFHLLGQAGVVQDMHFMLQKEVVQRMAAVPGDNNYGRLGIMTQYFCKVQPLFEVGPGAFRPAPKVESAIVRLVPHGTLPHPARDLTTLQAVVRTAFNARRKTLRKALGGMVSVAQLQSLGISDGLRPENLGLADYVAIADLLADEKGAAKTANEVSND; encoded by the coding sequence GTGAGTAACAAAGCCGGCCACCAGGCCAGAAAGCGGTTTGGTCAGAACTTCCTGCACGACCCGGGCGTTATCGAGCGCATCATCCGCGCCATTAACCCCGGGCCGGATGACTCGATCGTGGAAATCGGCCCTGGCCTGGGCGCCCTGACCGAGGAAATCCTGGCGGTGAACCCCCGGCTCCAGGTGGTGGAGCTTGACCGAGACCTGATTCCGGTACTGCGCACCAAATTCTTCAACTACCCGGAATTCCGGATCCATGAAGCGGATGCGCTCAAGTTCGATTTCAGCCAGCTGATGGTTGACCGGCCCCTGCGGATTATAGGCAACCTGCCGTATAACATATCTACGCCATTGATTTTCCACCTGCTGGGGCAGGCAGGTGTCGTGCAGGACATGCACTTCATGCTCCAGAAAGAGGTGGTGCAGCGGATGGCGGCGGTACCGGGGGACAACAATTACGGGCGTCTGGGCATTATGACCCAGTATTTCTGCAAGGTGCAGCCGTTATTTGAAGTCGGCCCCGGCGCTTTCCGGCCGGCACCGAAAGTGGAGTCGGCCATTGTCCGCCTGGTGCCTCATGGGACCCTGCCACATCCGGCCAGGGATCTGACCACCCTGCAGGCCGTGGTGCGGACCGCCTTCAACGCCCGCCGAAAAACCCTGCGCAAGGCCCTTGGGGGCATGGTGTCAGTGGCACAGCTGCAGAGCCTGGGAATCAGCGACGGCCTGCGCCCTGAGAACCTGGGCCTGGCCGATTATGTGGCCATTGCAGATCTGTTGGCGGATGAAAAAGGCGCGGCTAAAACGGCAAACGAGGTAAGTAATGACTGA
- a CDS encoding DUF423 domain-containing protein — MTADSVKQGTGRVLGAPLVAGGLLALLAVLAGAFGAHGLRSLVSERGLEVFQTAVTYQMYHSIALVLVAVLSGLGLSRRLLCWASGFYLAGILLFSGSLYLLVLTDIRWIGPVTPLGGGCFMVGWALLVMSAIRRNK, encoded by the coding sequence GTGACTGCTGACTCCGTAAAACAGGGCACCGGGCGCGTTTTGGGGGCTCCCCTTGTCGCCGGCGGCCTTCTGGCACTTCTGGCGGTGCTGGCCGGTGCCTTTGGCGCCCACGGTCTGCGCAGCCTGGTCAGCGAACGGGGTCTTGAAGTTTTCCAGACCGCCGTCACCTATCAGATGTACCACTCCATTGCGCTGGTTCTGGTGGCGGTGTTATCCGGGCTGGGCCTGTCCAGAAGACTTCTGTGCTGGGCCTCCGGGTTTTATCTGGCTGGAATCCTGCTGTTCAGCGGCAGTCTTTACCTGCTGGTTCTGACCGACATCCGCTGGATTGGTCCGGTTACTCCGCTCGGCGGGGGGTGCTTTATGGTTGGTTGGGCACTGTTGGTAATGTCCGCGATACGCCGGAACAAATGA
- a CDS encoding peptidylprolyl isomerase, with protein sequence MKATLRHGVQALLVFLAVMAPLTVQAERKLLDQVVAIVDEDVILQTELEARINTIASRLRAQGTGLPPRQVLEERVLDQLITDSIQMQMADRAGMRISDNELNETMANIADRNGMALSEFEAQLEAEGVTYNQAREQIRKEMLTSRVQQRQVGTRVRVTDREVENYLESQEARGNNGAEYRLAYIFVSVDDPSDEAEMEAAREKAERLRSEIAQGRDFREVAVAESDASNALEGGDMGWRAEGQLPSLVAPVVPDLAVGEPSPVLENNSGFHLVMVMDKRGGEQKQVIQQHRVRHILVRPSEATTDSQAEARIRDLYQQLQNGAGFSALAKEYSDDPVSGSDGGNLGWVSPGQMVPAFEQAMTEADVGEFRGPFRSQFGWHILQVQERRQKDISGEVRESEARQAIYRRKFETELQNWLREIRDEAFVEFKGEYANDAPAEEEPVS encoded by the coding sequence ATGAAGGCGACTCTTCGCCATGGTGTTCAAGCGTTACTGGTTTTTCTCGCCGTCATGGCACCGCTGACCGTGCAGGCAGAGCGAAAACTGCTGGATCAGGTGGTGGCCATCGTGGATGAGGATGTCATTCTTCAGACCGAGCTGGAGGCCCGGATCAACACCATCGCCAGCCGGCTCAGAGCCCAGGGTACCGGACTGCCGCCGAGACAGGTGCTGGAAGAACGGGTTCTTGACCAACTGATCACCGACTCGATCCAGATGCAGATGGCGGACCGGGCCGGCATGCGTATCAGCGATAACGAACTGAACGAAACCATGGCCAATATTGCTGATCGCAACGGCATGGCTTTGTCCGAGTTTGAAGCGCAACTGGAGGCGGAAGGGGTTACCTATAACCAGGCCCGGGAGCAGATCCGCAAGGAAATGCTGACCAGCCGGGTGCAGCAGCGACAGGTGGGTACCCGGGTCCGGGTAACCGACCGGGAGGTTGAGAACTATCTGGAGAGTCAGGAAGCCCGCGGAAACAACGGTGCGGAATATCGGCTGGCCTATATTTTTGTCAGTGTTGACGATCCCTCCGATGAAGCTGAAATGGAAGCCGCCCGGGAAAAGGCTGAGCGTCTGCGCAGCGAGATCGCCCAAGGGCGTGATTTCCGCGAAGTTGCTGTCGCGGAATCCGATGCCAGCAATGCCCTTGAAGGTGGTGACATGGGCTGGCGGGCCGAGGGGCAACTGCCCTCTCTGGTCGCTCCGGTGGTGCCGGATCTGGCGGTGGGAGAGCCATCGCCGGTGTTGGAAAACAACAGTGGCTTCCACCTGGTGATGGTGATGGACAAGCGCGGTGGAGAGCAAAAGCAGGTCATTCAGCAGCATCGCGTTCGTCATATTCTGGTTCGGCCGTCTGAAGCGACAACCGACAGCCAGGCGGAAGCCAGGATCCGGGATCTCTACCAACAGCTTCAGAATGGCGCCGGTTTCAGCGCCCTGGCTAAGGAGTATTCCGACGACCCGGTATCCGGCTCCGACGGCGGCAACCTTGGCTGGGTGAGCCCGGGCCAGATGGTGCCGGCGTTTGAGCAGGCCATGACGGAGGCTGATGTCGGCGAGTTCCGCGGGCCTTTCCGGTCCCAGTTCGGCTGGCACATCCTGCAGGTTCAGGAGCGCCGTCAGAAGGACATCAGTGGTGAAGTACGGGAGTCTGAGGCGCGCCAGGCAATCTACCGCCGCAAGTTCGAGACCGAATTGCAGAACTGGCTCCGGGAAATCCGCGACGAGGCCTTCGTCGAGTTCAAGGGTGAGTACGCCAACGATGCCCCCGCGGAAGAAGAGCCGGTTTCCTGA
- the pdxA gene encoding 4-hydroxythreonine-4-phosphate dehydrogenase PdxA: MTDPVVLALTAGEPAGIGPELCLQLALEIRTAGIVVVASQPLLEARARQMELPVVLHPWRPGEAPRMEAGHVSVLHVEGCASHQPGRLDPAGSGYVLRTLEIAGNGCLSGDFDGMVTAPVHKGVINEAGIPFSGHTEFLQELCGVRRVVMMLATEQLRVALVTTHLPLKDVSAAITPERLSQVTRILDADLKRFFGIGHPRILVAGLNPHAGEGGHLGREEIETIEPTLDKLRGEGISLTGPLPADTLFTPHWLDQADAVLAMYHDQGLPVLKFQGFGRAVNITLGLPIVRTSVDHGTALDLAGTGRADSGSLHRAIRVGEQMARCQKSSSQETRS, encoded by the coding sequence ATGACGGATCCCGTGGTGCTGGCACTGACCGCAGGCGAGCCTGCGGGCATTGGTCCGGAGCTGTGTCTTCAGCTTGCGCTGGAGATCCGGACGGCCGGAATTGTGGTGGTTGCAAGCCAGCCGCTGCTGGAAGCCCGTGCGCGGCAAATGGAGTTACCTGTTGTGCTGCACCCCTGGCGCCCGGGCGAGGCACCCCGAATGGAGGCGGGCCATGTGTCCGTGCTGCACGTCGAGGGGTGTGCCAGTCACCAGCCAGGAAGGCTGGACCCTGCCGGCAGCGGCTATGTGCTCAGAACCCTGGAAATCGCCGGTAACGGCTGTCTGAGCGGAGACTTTGATGGCATGGTCACCGCGCCGGTTCATAAAGGCGTGATTAACGAGGCCGGTATCCCGTTCAGTGGCCACACCGAATTTCTGCAGGAGCTGTGCGGGGTCCGGCGGGTGGTGATGATGCTCGCCACTGAGCAGCTGCGTGTGGCGCTGGTAACCACCCACTTGCCACTCAAGGACGTTTCGGCAGCCATCACCCCGGAGCGTTTGTCCCAGGTTACCCGGATTCTCGATGCCGACCTGAAACGGTTCTTCGGAATCGGACACCCGCGGATTCTGGTGGCCGGACTGAACCCCCATGCCGGTGAGGGTGGTCATCTTGGTCGTGAGGAAATTGAAACTATCGAACCAACCCTGGACAAACTCCGGGGTGAGGGTATTTCACTGACCGGGCCACTCCCGGCCGATACCCTGTTCACGCCACACTGGCTCGACCAGGCCGATGCCGTTCTGGCGATGTATCATGATCAGGGGCTGCCAGTGCTGAAATTCCAGGGCTTCGGGCGTGCCGTGAATATCACCCTGGGCCTGCCCATTGTGCGCACTTCCGTGGACCACGGGACGGCCCTGGATCTGGCCGGCACCGGCCGGGCCGATTCCGGCAGCCTGCATAGGGCCATCAGAGTGGGTGAGCAAATGGCCCGCTGTCAAAAATCTTCCAGTCAAGAGACACGTTCGTGA
- a CDS encoding LPS-assembly protein LptD, giving the protein MLVAGTLGLGWATGHAETAPSAAEIDWRPRAELPEKTRLALPAFCDGGYLPSGNGEGAGGAFAGGVDVEQPLEARGLNARYEIDQELFLQGDVRIRQGQFQVTGSEARYNQAEGAVSVQGPLVSRGNGFLLTGDSANYNVETGRLDVNTATFLLHGPEMRGRAGSLSRLSEQQVVMEDGLLTTCGPRQNDWAIVASDIRLNRAEGFGTARHVRLEVLDVPVFYWPWANFPIDDRRKSGFLYPQFGSSTAGSGGFLALPYYLNLAPHYDATLTPQYMNGRGLFNEAEGRYLSSLGETTLQLGYIGSDSEFAAENPGESGERWALDATTRAVFGGGWSGYGDFSVVSDEDYFSDLNRNLEINQATHLQRKGGVTYRSDQQYFDAYLNDYQTISESIANEDKPYAQLPEIIYAGQAGAGILEANLESQYTVFYRDNEGLTGLDQANGQRFRARPELALPLRALWGFSRPSVSVDYTRYDLDDYDLGDGAFDRTVPVAEWDNGLYFDRQGSLFDVPYNQTLEPRLYYVWANADADQNDIPDFDTDLQTFRFDQLFQPDRFTGGDRVGDANQLTVALTSRFNDLLTGAERARFSIGQVQYFDDREVTLFGEGGGTRSRSPLAGEVVLNPLDTLEIRSSGLWDPDTGDTEEGRSQLTFHSSDYRYLASLGHTYSRDELEQSDIATVFPVTDRVSLIGRWVYDSSLDRTVGSLAGIEYNNCCWSIQVVHQNYLTYDRELQGRILFQIQLKGLGGSGGASARISEAIYGFDERERRRYGTP; this is encoded by the coding sequence TTGCTGGTGGCTGGCACGCTGGGGCTCGGATGGGCCACTGGCCATGCAGAAACGGCCCCGTCGGCGGCGGAGATTGACTGGCGGCCCAGGGCAGAGTTGCCGGAAAAGACCCGGTTGGCATTGCCCGCGTTCTGTGACGGCGGCTACCTGCCGTCCGGCAATGGTGAAGGCGCAGGCGGTGCATTTGCCGGAGGCGTTGACGTGGAACAGCCCCTGGAAGCCAGAGGCCTGAATGCCCGCTACGAGATAGATCAGGAGCTCTTTCTTCAGGGCGATGTACGCATTCGACAGGGCCAGTTCCAGGTAACGGGTTCTGAAGCAAGATACAACCAGGCCGAGGGGGCGGTGTCGGTTCAGGGGCCTCTGGTAAGCCGAGGCAACGGCTTCCTGCTGACCGGTGACAGCGCGAATTACAACGTCGAGACCGGACGCCTCGACGTCAATACCGCCACTTTTCTGCTCCATGGGCCGGAAATGCGTGGCCGGGCCGGCAGCCTGTCACGGCTCAGCGAGCAACAGGTCGTGATGGAGGACGGGTTACTGACCACCTGTGGCCCGCGGCAGAACGACTGGGCCATTGTCGCCTCGGATATCAGACTGAATCGGGCGGAGGGTTTTGGCACTGCCAGGCACGTTCGCCTTGAGGTTCTGGATGTGCCGGTTTTCTATTGGCCCTGGGCCAATTTTCCTATTGATGACCGCCGGAAATCCGGTTTTCTGTATCCCCAGTTCGGTTCTTCCACTGCCGGTAGCGGAGGCTTTCTCGCGCTACCTTATTATCTGAACCTTGCCCCCCATTATGACGCCACGCTCACGCCTCAGTACATGAATGGCCGGGGCCTGTTCAACGAGGCCGAGGGCCGCTATCTCAGTTCGCTGGGCGAGACGACGCTGCAATTGGGCTACATCGGCAGCGATTCGGAGTTCGCGGCCGAGAATCCCGGCGAATCGGGCGAGCGCTGGGCTCTGGATGCCACCACGAGGGCGGTGTTCGGCGGTGGCTGGTCCGGCTACGGTGATTTTTCCGTAGTGAGTGACGAGGACTATTTCAGCGACCTGAACCGTAACCTGGAGATTAACCAGGCAACCCACCTGCAAAGAAAGGGTGGGGTCACTTACCGGAGCGACCAGCAGTATTTTGATGCCTACCTTAACGATTACCAGACCATCAGTGAAAGTATTGCCAATGAGGATAAGCCCTATGCCCAGCTGCCTGAAATAATCTACGCGGGACAGGCAGGCGCGGGTATTCTGGAAGCGAATCTGGAGAGTCAGTACACCGTTTTTTACCGTGATAACGAAGGACTGACTGGTCTGGACCAGGCCAACGGTCAGCGGTTCCGGGCCCGGCCGGAACTGGCTCTGCCACTGCGGGCGTTGTGGGGCTTCAGTCGCCCCTCGGTGAGTGTGGATTACACCCGCTACGATCTCGATGATTACGATCTCGGCGATGGCGCGTTTGATCGCACGGTGCCGGTTGCCGAGTGGGATAACGGGCTTTATTTCGACCGTCAGGGCAGTCTGTTTGATGTGCCCTACAACCAGACCCTTGAGCCCCGGCTGTACTATGTATGGGCCAATGCGGACGCGGATCAGAATGACATTCCTGACTTTGACACCGACCTCCAGACGTTCCGGTTTGACCAGCTGTTTCAGCCGGATCGCTTTACCGGCGGTGATCGGGTAGGTGACGCCAACCAGTTGACCGTGGCCCTGACCAGCCGTTTCAATGACCTGCTCACCGGTGCCGAGCGGGCCAGGTTCAGTATCGGCCAGGTGCAGTACTTTGACGACCGTGAGGTAACCCTGTTTGGTGAGGGGGGCGGAACCCGGAGCCGCTCTCCGCTGGCGGGTGAGGTGGTGCTCAACCCGCTTGATACTCTGGAGATCCGGTCGTCTGGCCTGTGGGATCCCGACACCGGTGATACCGAGGAAGGTCGAAGTCAGCTGACTTTCCATTCCAGTGATTACCGCTACCTGGCCAGTCTGGGGCACACCTATAGCCGGGATGAACTGGAACAGTCAGACATTGCGACGGTTTTCCCGGTGACGGACCGTGTTAGTCTGATCGGCCGCTGGGTCTACGACTCAAGCCTTGACCGTACGGTGGGGTCCCTGGCCGGCATTGAATACAACAACTGCTGCTGGAGCATTCAGGTGGTTCACCAGAATTACCTGACTTACGACCGGGAGCTTCAGGGGCGCATACTGTTTCAGATTCAACTGAAAGGACTGGGTGGCAGTGGTGGTGCCTCGGCGCGGATTTCCGAGGCGATTTACGGGTTTGACGAAAGGGAGCGTCGCCGGTACGGAACTCCCTGA
- a CDS encoding thiazole synthase, whose product MTETSELQLPEDKPLEIAGRVYQSRLLVGTGKYRDLMETGHAIETSGAEIVTVAVRRTNLGQNPDEPNLLDVISPERYTILPNTAGCYTARDAVRTCKLARELLDGHDLVKLEVLGEEKTLYPNMTETLVAAEELIRDGFKVMVYCSDDPLLAKRLEDMGCIAIMPLGAPIGSGLGIQNRYNIRLIVENASVPVLVDAGVGTASDATIAMELGCDGVLMNTAIAQAKDPIKMANAMRLAIEAGREAYLAGRMPKKLYASASSPIDGTFF is encoded by the coding sequence ATGACAGAGACATCCGAACTGCAGCTTCCCGAAGACAAACCCCTGGAAATCGCCGGCCGGGTTTATCAGTCCCGATTGCTGGTGGGCACCGGCAAATACCGCGACCTCATGGAAACCGGTCATGCCATTGAGACCAGCGGCGCGGAAATCGTCACCGTTGCCGTTCGCCGGACCAACCTGGGCCAGAACCCGGATGAGCCCAACCTGCTGGATGTGATTTCTCCGGAACGCTACACCATCCTGCCTAACACCGCTGGCTGTTACACCGCCAGGGATGCGGTGCGCACCTGCAAACTGGCCCGGGAACTCCTCGATGGCCACGATCTGGTGAAACTGGAGGTCCTGGGTGAGGAAAAGACCCTCTACCCGAACATGACCGAAACACTGGTGGCGGCCGAGGAGCTGATCCGGGACGGCTTCAAGGTGATGGTCTACTGCTCCGACGACCCATTGCTGGCAAAGCGCCTTGAAGATATGGGGTGTATTGCAATCATGCCCCTGGGCGCGCCCATTGGCTCCGGGCTTGGCATCCAGAACCGGTACAACATCCGCCTGATTGTCGAGAATGCCAGCGTTCCCGTGCTGGTCGACGCCGGCGTTGGCACTGCATCCGACGCCACTATTGCCATGGAGCTGGGTTGCGACGGGGTGCTTATGAATACCGCGATCGCCCAGGCCAAGGACCCGATTAAAATGGCCAACGCCATGCGCTTGGCTATTGAAGCCGGCCGTGAAGCCTACCTGGCCGGCCGGATGCCCAAGAAACTCTATGCCAGCGCATCGTCGCCGATTGATGGCACCTTCTTTTGA
- a CDS encoding symmetrical bis(5'-nucleosyl)-tetraphosphatase, with translation MTDYAIGDIQGCYDRLRDVLAKVDFSPSRDRLWVAGDLINRGPSSLETLRYIESLGSSAVVVLGNHDLHLLAVALGGHETRRKDTLADILEAPDHDRLVDWLRQQYLCIHDPARNLVMAHAGLPHIWSVEQAMRCAREVEEVIRGNAAEDYFTHMYGNRPECWDEGLAGMDRWRVITNYFTRMRFIAGDGTLELTTKDSADSAPEGFAPWFRYARGDDTRVVFGHWAALEGNTGDDRFIGLDTGCVWGGVLTMMNLDSGEKIHCDC, from the coding sequence ATGACTGACTACGCCATTGGCGATATTCAGGGCTGTTACGACCGCCTGAGGGATGTTCTGGCCAAAGTGGACTTCTCACCCTCACGGGACCGCCTCTGGGTAGCGGGGGACCTGATCAACCGGGGCCCTTCCTCACTGGAAACCCTGAGATACATTGAAAGCCTTGGGAGCTCTGCGGTGGTGGTGCTCGGCAATCACGACCTGCACCTGCTGGCGGTTGCCCTGGGTGGCCATGAAACCCGCCGTAAAGACACCCTGGCCGATATTCTGGAAGCGCCCGACCACGACCGGCTGGTGGACTGGCTCCGGCAACAGTATCTCTGTATTCACGATCCGGCCCGCAACCTGGTCATGGCCCACGCGGGGCTGCCCCATATCTGGTCCGTGGAACAGGCCATGCGCTGTGCCCGCGAGGTGGAAGAGGTGATCCGCGGTAATGCCGCAGAAGACTATTTCACCCACATGTATGGCAACCGGCCGGAGTGCTGGGATGAAGGCCTGGCGGGCATGGACCGCTGGCGGGTTATTACCAATTATTTCACCCGTATGCGGTTTATTGCCGGGGATGGCACGCTGGAGCTGACCACCAAGGACTCCGCGGACAGTGCCCCGGAAGGCTTTGCCCCCTGGTTCCGCTACGCTCGTGGTGACGATACTCGTGTGGTATTCGGGCATTGGGCGGCATTGGAAGGCAACACCGGAGATGATCGGTTCATCGGCCTGGATACCGGCTGTGTCTGGGGCGGCGTACTGACCATGATGAATCTGGACTCCGGAGAAAAGATCCACTGTGACTGCTGA
- a CDS encoding inositol monophosphatase family protein, which translates to MSDSASLLEITDFAETLAREAGELIRRERAGNALRTDYKHQTELVTHADVMADEFITGAIRKRFPGHRILSEETMPDLSQAEELETPLWIVDPIDGTVNYAYGHPQVAVSIAYAEKGRVQAGVVHAPFPGETFRATRSEGATLNDRPIRHSGATVPRDSLFATGFPYTKDNLEPLVKRLDAMIHQCRDLRRIGSAALDICWVACGRLDIYYENVSPWDFAAARLIALEAGATAGHFSKVPDGYPADLWGRDILISAPAVWEPVRGILRAASGYE; encoded by the coding sequence ATGTCTGATTCTGCTTCCCTGCTCGAGATTACCGACTTTGCTGAAACCCTGGCTCGCGAGGCAGGCGAACTGATCCGTCGCGAGCGTGCCGGCAATGCCCTGCGTACCGACTACAAACACCAGACCGAGCTGGTGACCCACGCCGATGTGATGGCCGATGAATTCATCACCGGCGCCATCCGCAAGCGATTCCCTGGCCATCGCATCCTCTCCGAGGAAACCATGCCGGACCTGAGCCAGGCCGAGGAGCTTGAGACGCCGCTGTGGATCGTGGATCCCATCGACGGCACGGTGAACTACGCCTACGGCCACCCCCAGGTTGCGGTGTCGATTGCCTATGCCGAAAAGGGCCGGGTCCAGGCCGGGGTTGTGCACGCACCGTTTCCCGGCGAAACCTTCCGGGCGACCCGTTCAGAAGGCGCCACCCTCAATGATCGTCCTATCCGCCACAGTGGCGCCACGGTTCCCCGGGACTCCCTGTTCGCTACCGGTTTTCCGTATACCAAGGACAACCTGGAACCGTTGGTCAAACGCCTGGACGCGATGATTCACCAGTGCCGGGATCTGCGCCGCATTGGTTCAGCGGCGCTGGACATCTGCTGGGTGGCCTGCGGACGCCTGGACATCTATTACGAAAACGTCAGCCCCTGGGACTTCGCCGCTGCCCGCCTGATCGCCCTGGAAGCCGGCGCCACAGCGGGTCATTTCAGCAAAGTGCCGGACGGTTACCCCGCCGACCTCTGGGGCCGGGACATCCTGATTTCGGCACCGGCGGTCTGGGAGCCGGTTCGCGGGATTCTTCGTGCGGCTTCCGGGTATGAGTGA